The nucleotide sequence GTTTCGCGTCGCGTCCTCAGCGCACATGAGTGCGCTTCCGGGGCGTCGCTTCGCTGCGCCTCGCCTAGCACAAAAATCCCTGCGTTTTTTCTCCAACCCCAACCGTAGGACAGTCGTGGTGGAGAAAACTGCTTGCAGTTTGCAGAGAGCCGAATTGGCTCTTTTTATCTTTGGATACGATTCTTTCGAATCGCATAAAGAAATTGTCGATTGCTTTTACAAATGTAGTTCACAATCGATGTTTCATCAAGATTTCTCTTGATGGACATCTGGCTTGAATCATATAGATGATTCATTTCTGCATTGTTTAGTTTTCAAGGAACACCGCCGAATCGCTTCGGCCGTTCGCCGTTTCTTGCAAATCGGCTTTGTTATTGTATCGCATGGAGTTTTTCTTGTCAAGCAGTTTTTTCAACGTTCGTTCGCCAGAACGATATCACAATCAAAAACTCTTGCACCCATTTGACCCCTTGCGCGCCGCCTCACGGCGACTTGTACAATGATACAGGATTCTCTCCTGCTTGTCAACACTTTTTTGACTTTCTTTTCGGAAAATCTTTTGTGTTGAAAATGGTGTCCTGGGAGGGACTCGAACCCCCGACCCTTTGATTCGTAGTCAAATACTCTGATCCAACTGAGCTACCAGGACATGTCATTCCCCCTGCATGAAGCATGGTGGGCCCACCAGGACTCGAACCTGGGACCGACCGGTTATGAGCCGGATGCTCTAACCAACTGAGCTATAGGCCCGGAGAAGCCACCCCTCAATTTAGGGAAAGAAATTCTCGCAACCTGCAAAAGCGTTGCGAGATCTCAAAAGCAAATGGAGCGGAAAACGAGGCTCGAACTCGCGACCCCCACCTTGGCAAGGTGGTGCTCTACCACTGAGCTACTTCCGCATATATGGAGCGGAAAACGAGGCTCGAACTCGCGACCCCCACCTTGGCAAGGTGGTGCTCTACCACTGAGCTACTTCCGCTTGATTTGCCCGCCGCACACGCACGTGCTGACTGACAGAGTATATTCTAGCGGTTCTCGCCTCGTTTGTCAACACCTTTTCTGATGTTTTTCGCAACTCTCCCGCTCATTTCGCATCGAAAAGCGGCAGCGCTTCCAAGAAGATCAAATCCTTCCTCTCTGCCGCCTTGCCCTCCGCCAGCACGCACGCTTCGCCGACGATCTTGCCGCCCGCCTTGTCCGCAAGCTCCGTCAGCGCCTTCATCGAGCCGCCCGTCGACACCACGTCGTCAAGAAGCAGCACATTCTTCCCTGCAATGCGCGCCTTGTCCGCGCCGTCGAGGCAGAGCTTCTGCACGCCCTTCGTCGTAATGGAACGATCCTCGACCCAAATGGCGTCCTCCATGTACGCCTTGACCGACTTGCGCGCGACGACGTAGCGCTTCATGTCGAGACAGCGCGCGAGCTCCGCCGCGAGCGGTATGCCCTTTGTCTCTGCCGTCAGGAGGACTTCCGTCTCCTTCGGCACCTTCTCAGCCAAAGCCCTTGCACAAGCATCCGTAAGCTCGACGTCGCCGAGCATGATGAATCCCGCGATCGCCAGCTCATCCGTCACGTTCAAGATCGGCAGTTCCCTGCGGATGCCCGCTACTTCCAAAGTATGAAATCTCTGTGCCATCGTTCAAAAGCCCTCCATCCTTCTCGTATCCCAGCGCAGGGAGCGCACATATCCCGCACTCTTCTGCATCGCCTTCATTATAATGGAATTTTCTCGCAAGCGCAATTCCTTTCATTGCCCAAGCGATTCCCTCTATGATATAATAAGACCTGCTAAGACATAAACAATACAAAAGGAGCGTGGAATAATGCAGTTGAAAATTCCTTACAGCAAGGGCAAGATGACGATCGATGTGCCGGACGAGAACTTCCTCGGCGTGCTCGAATCCCACCCGGAGGGCAAGGAGCAGCCCGGCACGCAGGCGGAAATCGTCGAGCGTGCACTCGATAACGCGATCGGCAGTCCGAAGCTCGAAGAACTCGTCAAGGGCAAGAAGCGTATGGTCATCATCACAAGCGACCACACGCGCCCCGTGCCGAGCCGCGTGACGATGCCGATCCTCCTGCGCCGCATCCGCGAGGCGAATCCCGAGATCGACATCTCAATCCTCATCGCGACGGGCTTCCACCGTGCGACGACGCATGAAGAACTCGTCGACCGCTTCGGCGAGGATATCGTCAAGAACGAAAAGATCATCATCCACGATTCGCAGGACGACGCGGCGATGGCGGATCTCGGCCTCCTGCCGTCGGGCGGCAAGCTGCTCATCAACCGTGCAGCCATCGACACCGATCTGCTCATCGCCGAAGGTTTCATCGAGTCGCACTTCTTCGCAGGCTTCTCGGGCGGCCGCAAGGCGATCCTGCCCGGCATCGCTTCCGCCAAGACGGTCATGGCAAACCACTGCAGCAAGTTCATCAAGAGTGACAAGGCGCGCACGGGCATCCTCGACGGCAACCCCATCCACCGCGACATGCTCCACGCGGCGAAAGAAGCGAAGCTCGCCTTCATTCTGAACGTCGTCATCAATGCGGAAAAAGAAGTCATCGCCGCCTTTGCCGGCGATAGCCAGGAAGCGCACGTCACGGGCTGCGACTACGTGCGCACACTCGCCGAGATTCCTCGCAACCCGTCCGACATCGTCGTATCGACGAACGGCGGCTACCCGCTCGACCAGAACATCTATCAGGCGGTCAAGGGCATGACGGCGGCCGAGGCGAACTGCAACGAGGGCGGCGTCATCATCATGGTCGCGGCCTGCAACGACGGTCACGGCGGCGAGTCCTTCTACAAGACCTTGAAGGCCGCAAAGACGCCGCGCGAACTGCTCGACCAGATCGAAGCGACGCCGCAGGAAGACACGCTGCCCGACCAGTGGGAGATGCAGATCCTCGCGCGAATCCTCGACTGCTTCACCGTCATCATGGTCACGGACCTCTGCGATCCGCAGATGATTCGCGACATGCACATGGAGCACGCACTGACCTTCGACGAGGCATTGAAGCGCGCCTTCGAGATCAAAGGCAAGGACGCAAAAGTCACCGTCATCCCCGATGGCGTTTCCGTCATCGTGCGCTGAAAAGACGCTTGGCAACACAAAAGGGGCTGTGAAATAGCGCGGCTCTAATAACAAAGGCGGTCCGCAAACTCTTTCGAGTGGCGGACCGCCTTTTTGTGGTAAAATTTACTTGCAAATGAAACGACGTTCGGGTCAACCTCATAGCCCGTCAAGACGCCCTCTTCCTCGTAGTCCTCCAAGGCACGCATGACACCCGCCTCATAGAGCGGCTTCGCGACGCACTCGGGCAGCTCTACACTCGGCAAGAGCCGCAGAAGCTCCTCTCTCGATGCTTGATGCAATGGCTTCACCTCCTAAAAAGGGTACAAAAAAAGCACTGTGGGCATTTTTCACAGTGCTTTTCCCTTATTCGTTTGTGGGTACAGCTCACGCCAGCTGCTGTTCTGACATCTCGTCAACAATCACGCCTTCAATATCCTCGTGCTCGATAACATCTGTTTCGATAACCCCATCAGGTTTATTGATGTCAACCACGTACGCTTTTGCAGGAACAATGACATCAGCAATATATGCCATTTCCCCCGTTTTCAACAAAACCTTGTCAAATTCTTTCACGACCATTGACATCACTTCCCCATTAGTTTTTAATATTTTTATGCCAGAAACTATCATGCCAAATATTGCGGCACTTCCTCGATGCTCTTGATGCAGCATCCCTCAATCACCATATACTCAAATGCGGGGTCGTTGAGCACCTCGACATCGTAAGCCCAGTCATCTTCATCTTCTGCGAATTGAATCGTTTTGCAAAGAAAGTTTTCATTTTTAACTGTAATAATCCTTGCTAAATTTTCCCGCAGTTGGATTTCCCTCAACTTCCGTATTTTCTCCACCGAAGTCATTTGTTCATACCCCCTTCTAGATAATACGCTCGGCGCATTCATTCAGCAACGCAATTTACATACTCAGCACTTTATCGTTTATTAGCGTGAGAACCTTTGTGCTAAGGCTGAAAAAGCGCAAAAATCCCCTAACGGTTTTTGCAAGAGGTTGCGCGAACTTTTGCCGTTGATGGCGGAAACCACGCTGGAAAGTTTGATGTTGCCCCCTTCCAGCATCCTTTGCAGACGGTTAAGTTCACGCACGCACTCGGCAATCAGGCTTTTCCTGTACCGTGACAGTTCCCTCAGCTCACGTTGTTCCCGTTTCGGAATATAGCTCACATTCAGCAGCCCATGTTACAGCAAGTCTGCAATCCACTCGGCGTCCTTCACATCCATCTTTCTGCCAGAAACATTCTTCATGTTTCTAGCATTGACGCTCATGATCCCCATGTTGGATGCTTCGAAGAGGTTGTAGACAGGCTTCCAGCAGGAACCCGTGCTTTCCATGGCGGACATCTGGCATTTTGCAGCCAAACGCGCGGCGCTCTACATCCGCGTATAGACAGATGAGCAGGCACCCTACGACTACAGTCTCGCTGAGCAAAAGTATGATTTGCGTCGCTACGCCAAGCAGTAGGGCTACGCCTTTGTCGATCTATATGCCAGTGAGGGCGCGTCGGCATGCAAAGCGCTCAAACGCCACAAAGGCCTACAGCGGCTCCTTGAGGGCGTGCAAACGGGATCCATAAACATTATTGTATCCAAATGTCTCGACCAACGTCCGCGATTACTACGCGGTGCAGCACATCCTTGAGCAACACGGCATCCTTTAGGAGTGCTCGCAAGAAAAGATTTTCAACACGACGACGACAAATGGGCGGCTCACGCTTAACCTCAAGCTACCTCTTGCACAACACGAGTGCGACCAAACCGACGATCGCGTGGGGTACATCCATGAGGGGCTGTTGTGCGATGCCAGAATCATCACTGGGCACATGCCGCTCGGCTACCGCCTCGGCGAAGACAAGCGCATACACGTCGACGAGGCTCCTGCACCCATCGTGCAGGAGATATTTCCATATTTTATTGAGCACCGTACAATCCTGAGCACGTTCCGGATGATGCGTCAAAAATACAGATACGAAAAAAGCGAGAGAGCCATTGGTCGAGCGCTGTGCAATCGTGCCTATCTCGGCGAGTATTACGGCATCAAGAGATTTTATCCGACGATCATTGATGAAAGGATTTTTGCACAGGCGTAAAAAGTTTTTGTCAATCGGACGCGGCACCCGCATAGCAAGATGACGTATCTCTTCTGAGGGGGCCTTGCACTGCTTCAAATGCGGCAGACTCCTCACGTCACGCAATCGCTAGCTCCGTGGCAAGATATGCACCCACTACACCTGTCGCAACCATACGCACGGCCGAGAGTGCCCGCACAAGACATATTGGCGAGAAAATCACGTCAAGACTAGTCTGTTGACGTCGTTGGAGCTTGAGCTGCGGCGATACCTTGCCTACGTCAACAAGATTTCCCACGGTGCCGATGCGCAGGCCATCACTATAGATGAACTCAGGACAAAGCAGGCACGACTCAAAGAACTCTACGTCGAGGGCCTGATCCAGCGCGAGGAGTTTGATATGCACTATTCTGAGCTCAATGCGCAAATCGTCGCCCTGCGTCCGCAAGCAACCGTCAATCTCGCCTACCTCGAAACCGTCGCAGCCGACGATCTCATCAAGCGCTACGAGCGCCTGAGTAAACAGTTGCGCAAAATGTTCCGCTCGCGCCTCCTCGACCAAGTACGCCTCACAGGAGACTCGCCAAAGCCCATATTTCAGGCGTTTTAGACGTCGCACTTATCTGCGTATCACGCCCCATGTGGGCGCGACTCTCGCGCAGTGGCGATGGCCGATCGTTTTGCCGATTTCAATCCACGCGCCCGCGTGGGGCGCGACGAGCCAATCATCCTGCGTCAAAACATTACTGCGAATTTCAATCCACGCGCCCGCGTGGGGCGCGACGCGTGGGCGTCCTTTTGGCGCGGCGTTGTCCCGGATTTCAATCCACGCGCCCGCGTGGGGCGCGACTCCCTTTTTCCATCCTGTTTGACATTGCTTTTCGCCATTTCAATCCACGCGCCCGCGTGAGGCGCGACAGTCAAGGCGGTCGCCAAGCATCTTGTTATAGATATTTCAATCCACGCGCCCCGTGTGGGGCGCGACATCTGGCGATCACCGAGTTTATATCCATTTTGGAATTTCAATCCACGCGCCCCGTGTGGGGCGCGACCCCATGCGCCGTTACGCGCAAACTCGATCGGCTGAATTTCAATCCACGCGCCCCGTGTGGGGCGCGACCGCATCAGCCACGCCCCACTTTCGCCGTCAACGGATTTCAATCCACGCGCCCCGTGTGGGGCGCGACATGCTACGATGCTTTTTGCCGCAGGCTAGTATCCATTTCAATCCACGCGCCCCGTGTGGGGCGCGACGGCAGGACAGAAGTATGCGGCTATCCAGCAGAATATTTCAATCCACGCGCCCGCGTGGGGCGCGACAGGTCAAAAATTTTTCATTTCTGGCATTTTTTCCATTTCAATCCACGCGCCCGCGTGGGGCGCGACAAAGGGCATGAGAACTTAAAACCGCTCACGCAGAATTTCAATCCACGCGCCCGCGTGGGGCGCGACATCGTCTCGGCGAGAATAGCAATTTCTTGCGCTGAATTTCAATCCACGCGCCCGCGTGGGGCGCGACCTTGCTTGCTCCTTCTCCGCCATGCCGATGCGCAAATTTCAATCCACGCGCCCGCGTGGGGCGCGACTGCGGCAGAGGGCAGAGATCGCCCTTGCCTTGGCATTTCAATCCACGCGCCCGCGTGGGGCGCGACCGCTCGACCTTTTCGGCGTGAGCCTGACGGATGCATTTCAATCCACGCGCCCGCGTGGGGCGCGACGCCGTTTCACAGCAGTAGCGGATGATCGTATCGAATTTCAATCCACGCGCCCGCGTGGGGCGCGACCTGTTTTCACCTGACCTACCCCCTCACATTTCCATTTCAATCCACGCGCCCGCGTGGGGCGCGACTGCCGATAAGCGACAGGGGCGCACGTCTCTCGCATTTCAATCCACGCGCCCGCGTGGGGCGCGACGCCACCAGCGGCGGCCACCCGTCTGATCGCGGATATTTCAATCCACGCGCCCGCGTGGGGCGCGACGGGTTGAACTGGAGCTTGGAATTGTACCAGCAGGCATTTCAATCCACGCGCCCGCGTGGGGCGCGACTATGTTGGCATACCATACCGGTATGCGCATCGGCATTTCAATCCACGCGCCCGCGTGGGGCGCGACCTCGCTCCATAACAACGTTATTCCTTATATCGGAATTTCAATCCACGCGCCCGCGTGGGGCGCGACTTATGGAGCATGTGCTGCGCCTTGTTTTGGACGAATTTCAATCCACGCGCCCGCGTGGGGCGCGACATGGATGTGCTTGACGGTCTCCTGCATAAATATATTTCAATCCACGCGCCCGCGTGGGGCGCGACGCCGCAATAATACGGACTTTGCGTTTTCTGTATCATTTCAATCCACGCGCCCGCGTGGGGCGCGACTTTTCCCGACGTATAGATATGTTTTCCTCCATGCATTTCAATCCACGCGCCCGCGTGGGGCGCGACCGTCAAGCCCATGGCGATTTCGTCGAGCCAAGCATTTCAATCCACGCGCCCGCGTGGGGCGCGACCACCCTTACCCATGCGGTTCAGCAATTCTCTCGTCATTTCAATCCACGCGCCCGCGTGGGGCGCGACGAGGGAGAGAAAAAGAAGCCCGCACGATCCAGCATTTCAATCCACGCGCCCGCGTGGGGCGCGACCCCACGTTTTTATATCCCGTACACGGCGGAAGCGATTTCAATCCACGCGCCCGCGTGGGGCGCGACCACCCTTACCCATGCGGTTCAGCAATTCTCTCGTCATTTCAATCCACGCGCCCGCGTGGGGCGCGACTGTGCGCGGAAACAATTTTTATATTTTATTAAGAATTTCAATCCACGCGCCCGCGTGGGGCGCGACGAGACCTCCTCATCGGTGAGGAGGTCGGCGTCCTGATTTCAATCCACGCGCCCGCGTGGGGCGCGACTACGTTAATCAGATTGGCTCTCCCGGGCAGGTCATTTCAATCCACGCGCCCGCGTGGGGCGCGACCCAACACCTACATCGCTTGTTATGAACTGCGAGCATTTCAATCCACGCGCCCGCGTGGGGCGCGACAGCGTGAATCACAAAGGCAGCAGAACGCCGTCGTATTTCAATCCACGCGCCCGCGTGGGGCGCGACCGCTCGACCTTTTCGGCGTGAGCCTGACGGATGCATTTCAATCCACGCGCCCGCGTGGGGCGCGACGTCAGGTGTATCTCAAGAGACAGTTGATAACTTATTTCAATCCACGCGCCCGCGTGGGGCGCGACTGAGGTGACGACGCTCGCATGGTGCTGGCGGCTCATTTCAATCCACGCGCCCGCGTGGGGCGCGACGGATGAGATGGCGAGGCGAGGATGGAGCCCGCAATTTCAATCCACGCGCCCGCGTGGGGCGCGACGTCGGCGCAAGAAAAACATGCGCGAGATTTTCATTTCAATCCACGCGCCCGCGTGGGGCGCGACTTGCGAACGCCGCTGCACGTCCGGGAGCAGCGCGCATTTCAATCCACGCGCCCGCGTGGGGCGCGACCCGCTTCGGCGGGCGTGCACAAACTGCAGCGCCATTTCAATCCACGCGCCCGCGTGGGGCGCGACGGGGCAGTCGGACGACAGACGAGGAGGAGGCCGAATTTCAATCCACGCGCCCGCGTGGGGCGCGACCAACGGCTGCGATACGACGTACATTCCGACACGCATTTCAATCCACGCGCCCGCGTGGGGCGCGACGAGCAGGCCGTTCGGCCGGTGGACAGGCGCAGACATTTCAATCCACGCGCCCGCGTGGGGCGCGACGTCTGCGGGGACATCCGCTGCGGCTACTTGGGAGCATTTCAATCCACGCGCCCGCGTGGGGCGCGACCAACGGCTGCGATACGACGTACATTCCGACACGCATTTCAATCCACGCGCCCGCGTGGGGCGCGACGGAGCCACGATGAAGAAAAAGTACATTGTCAATGATTTCAATCCACGCGCCCGCGTGGGGCGCGACGGAACAAGGCACCGGGAAAACACGGACGGCACTGATTTCAATCCACGCGCCCGCGTGGGGCGCGACGGAGCACAACGGTGACGCCTGCAAGAACAGGCAATTTCAATCCACGCGCCCGCGTGGGGCGCGACCGGGCGAGATGTTCAGCCTCGCGACAAGCGATCCATTTCAATCCACGCGCCCGCGTGGGGCGCGACCATGAGCTGTCTGTGGCGCAAGGAAAATCTTGTCATTTCAATCCACGCGCCCGCGTGGGGCGCGACGAAACAAGCCTTGCCGTCCGAGCGTTTCTGCTTTATTTCAATCCACGCGCCCGCGTGGGGCGCGACCACGGACGGCACTGGAACTCATCTCAGCGAGATTATTTCAATCCACGCGCCCGCGTGGGGCGCGACCATCACGAAGGATAATATTCGAGCGACGGCACGAATTTCAATCCACGCGCCCGCGTGGGGCGCGACGGAGCTTGCATTTGCAGACGCAGAGGACGAATCGATTTCAATCCACGCGCCCGCGTGGGGCGCGACCATCGTCGCCGCTCTCGTCGAGAACGAAGCGGATATTTCAATCCACGCGCCCGCGTGGGGCGCGACGCAACAAAGGCGCTGATTTTAGAGCCGTGCTTGAAATTTCAATCCACGCGCCCGCGTGGGGCGCGACGGCGGTGGATCGTGCGCTGTCTTGCCTGTCTGTGATTTCAATCCACGCGCCCGCGTGGGGCGCGACATTGGCGGGAAATGTTGATGCCGGGGGGAGGGTCATTTCAATCCACGCGCCCGCGTGGGGCGCGACCTGTCAGCCAGTATGAGGCGGCATTGGCGATGGAATTTCAATCCACGCGCCCGCGTGGGGCGCGACGAAGTGCTCGATACGATCCAGCGAGGGCTTGAAATTTCAATCCACGCGCCCGCGTGGGGCGCGACGACGCCATCATAGACGCATGGGCGGTGTGGCTCTTATTTCAATCCACGCGCCCGCGTGGGGCGCGACGCGCACCGCTGAGATTGCGCGCGAAATGACCGCAATTTCAATCCACGCGCCCGCGTGGGGCGCGACCCTCGAAGTACAGATACAAGATATGGAGGGATAAATTTCAATCCACGCGCCCGCGTGGGGCGCGACCACCGTGACGGAGCGGCGCAGTGGCACGCGAGAGATTTCAATCCACGCGCCCGCGTGGGGCGCGACGCCGGAAATGAAGCTGTTGTATGACAGCATCAAGATTTCAATCCACGCGCCCGCGTGGGGCGCGACCAAATGCCTGCGAATATGGCCTTCGTCTTTGACGATTTCAATCCACGCGCCCGCGTGGGGCGCGACCGGAAAAAACGACGAGGCGGCAGCGGAGGATGTATTTCAATCCACGCGCCCGCGTGGGGCGCGACTAAGGGAGTGTGCGGCGGCTGTGGGAAGTCTTGGATTTCAATCCACGCGCCCGCGTGGGGCGCGACACCTATGATATTGACGGCAAGCGATACGTAGAGATTTCAATCCACGCGCCCGCGTGGGGCGCGACAAGGACGACTGGCAGTCTAAGGCGGCTGTATCATTTCAATCCACGCGCCCGCGTGGGGCGCGACGATGGCAAATGCCTTTTCCGCTCGGCAGCCAATGATTTCAATCCACGCGCCCGCGTGGGGCGCGACTACCGCTCTTTGAGGCGGAAGGATTTAAGCCGCTATTTCAATCCACGCGCCCGCGTGGGGCGCGACCACAACTGGTTGGCATCCGGACGGATGAAAGCCTATTTCAATCCACGCGCCCGCGTGGGGCGCGACCGTCATCTCGAACGGTACGCTTCCGACGGAGACATTTCAATCCACGCGCCCGCGTGGGGCGCGACTGAACCTTGCCTATGTGCTCGCCAAAGTCCATAAATTTCAATCCACGCGCCCGCGTGGGGCGCGACGCTTCGGCGTCGTCGCCGACGATACGGACGCGGTATTTCAATCCACGCGCCCGCGTGGGGCGCGACCGCAATTTGAGCGCCATCGGTGGCGGCGGGCAGGATTTCAATCCACGCGCCCGCGTGGGGCGCGACTGAGCCGTTAGAGAAGTTGGAGGCGGCGACAAAATTTCAATCCACGCGCCCGCGTGGGGCGCGACGCCGAAAATTGAGGTCGAACCCGAGTTTGATCGCATTTCAATCCACGCGCCCGCGTGGGGCGCGACCCGCGCCCCTGCGCCCCGAGCTACACGCGCCGGGATTTCAATCCACGCGCCCGCGTGGGGCGCGACACAGCACGAGGGGCTTTGCTGTTTGCAGCACGACATTTCAATCCACGCGCCCGCGTGGGGCGCGACGCCTTGAGCGACTTCATCGGCACGCCCTTCGAGAATTTCAATCCACGCGCCCGCGTGGGGCGCGACCTTATGTCTATCGGTGACAACATTCGCGCAGCGCATTTCAATCCACGCGCCCGCGTGGGGCGCGACGCAAGCGCCTCGCCCGCCCCGCCGCGCGAGTAGCAATTTCAATCCACGCGCCCGCGTGGGGCGCGACGCCCTGCCGCCAGAAGGCGGGCGCGTGCCTGGTGATTTCAATCCACGCGCCCGCGTGGGGCGCGACCTGCCGTTTTCAAGCGGAACTGCCGAATATCGTAATTTCAATCCACGCGCCCGCGTGGGGCGCGACTTCATTCAACGGTGTCGGAGAATCATAGGCCGTTATTTCAATCCACGCGCCCGCGTGGGGCGCGACTTCAAACATCTTGCCGTTCGTACTCTTGGACTGTATTTCAATCCACGCGCCCGCGTGGGGCGCGACAAAAGGCAGAGAAGTGCCAAGGGCATACTATCAAATTTCAATCCACGCGCCCGCGTGGGGCGCGACTGTGCCTGTTTACACGGGCTTAATTACAGCGGTTGCGCTATATTTTTCGCGAACCTCATTTTTGGCCATGCTGTTACAGGCATTTTTCGTCGCAAAGTCCTCTGTGTGATACGGGTTCGCACAAAGATTTTGCGGCCATTCTCGCGAAGGAGATGCCTGCTACAGCATCAGAGTTCCTTCAGCCTCATAACTTGGTTTTGCACCGACGTGCTGCGTTTTTCCTGCATATTTATTGCCCAAGTTATAAAAACGCAGGCTGTCTTTTTCTTGATCAATCAACGATGTCAATTCATGCCGCAATGTGCAGAACTGTGCTTCATCGAGAACACATTCAAACACGGAATTCTGCACGCGCTGTCCGTGGCGCACGCAGCACTTCGCCACTTTTCTCAAGCGTGTGCGGCCGGCAGATGTTTCCGTATTGACATCGTATGTCACGAGAATCAACATTTCCACCGCCCCCTCCATCTTTCCTGCTTATTTCCACAAAAACGCCGGATATTCCTCCAAGTCGCCGCGTAAATATCGTGCCAGCAGGAGGGATTGGGCATGGGGAACTAAGCCCCAAGGGAGTTTTTCCTTGAGAAACGGATGCGTGATCTGTTCCCGCTTCTTATCCTGCCATTCCTTGAGGACGAGCTTACGCCCAGCATCATTGAGCCAGACGGCGCCATTCTCTTTTTTCTCAAAATGCTCCGGCTTGATGATGCGATTGTTGATCAGCGTGAGTACGAGGCGATCGACAAAGAGGCTTCGAAGTTCCTCCATGAGATCGAGCGCCAAGGATTCCCTACCCGGGCGATCGCGGTGCAGGAAACCAACATACGCATCAAGTCCCACGCCTTCCAACGCGGAGGCACAGTCATGCGCCAGCACGGTATAAAGAAAAGACAGCATGGCATTGACGCGATCGAGAGGCGGACGCTTGAGGCGGCCTTCCAAGGAAAATGCGTCCTTGTTCTGCAAAATGAATTGATTGAACAACGAGAAGTACAGATGTGCGGCATTTCCTTCAATACCGCGCATTTCATCAAGCGACTGCACTCGATGCAAGCTCTGCAGGCTGCTTTTGAGTTCCGCACTCACTTGCGCAAGCGCCGTCAGATCCAAGCTCAGCGGATGGTCGCGCTTCATTCTTTCGACAAGGGTACGCGTGTTGAAGATTTTTCCGAAAAGGAAATCTGCCGCGAGTTTCGCACTCTCCGCATCATCTTCCGAGCGGCGATACTGCTCCTTCCGCAGGAGCACATTGCCTCGCACTTCCCCACAGGAGCGCG is from Selenomonas sputigena ATCC 35185 and encodes:
- a CDS encoding phosphoribosyltransferase family protein, whose translation is MAQRFHTLEVAGIRRELPILNVTDELAIAGFIMLGDVELTDACARALAEKVPKETEVLLTAETKGIPLAAELARCLDMKRYVVARKSVKAYMEDAIWVEDRSITTKGVQKLCLDGADKARIAGKNVLLLDDVVSTGGSMKALTELADKAGGKIVGEACVLAEGKAAERKDLIFLEALPLFDAK
- the larA gene encoding nickel-dependent lactate racemase, which gives rise to MQLKIPYSKGKMTIDVPDENFLGVLESHPEGKEQPGTQAEIVERALDNAIGSPKLEELVKGKKRMVIITSDHTRPVPSRVTMPILLRRIREANPEIDISILIATGFHRATTHEELVDRFGEDIVKNEKIIIHDSQDDAAMADLGLLPSGGKLLINRAAIDTDLLIAEGFIESHFFAGFSGGRKAILPGIASAKTVMANHCSKFIKSDKARTGILDGNPIHRDMLHAAKEAKLAFILNVVINAEKEVIAAFAGDSQEAHVTGCDYVRTLAEIPRNPSDIVVSTNGGYPLDQNIYQAVKGMTAAEANCNEGGVIIMVAACNDGHGGESFYKTLKAAKTPRELLDQIEATPQEDTLPDQWEMQILARILDCFTVIMVTDLCDPQMIRDMHMEHALTFDEALKRAFEIKGKDAKVTVIPDGVSVIVR
- a CDS encoding serine integrase family protein; protein product: MGYIHEGLLCDARIITGHMPLGYRLGEDKRIHVDEAPAPIVQEIFPYFIEHRTILSTFRMMRQKYRYEKSERAIGRALCNRAYLGEYYGIKRFYPTIIDERIFAQA
- the cas2 gene encoding CRISPR-associated endonuclease Cas2 — its product is MLILVTYDVNTETSAGRTRLRKVAKCCVRHGQRVQNSVFECVLDEAQFCTLRHELTSLIDQEKDSLRFYNLGNKYAGKTQHVGAKPSYEAEGTLML
- the cas1c gene encoding type I-C CRISPR-associated endonuclease Cas1c, with amino-acid sequence MRHMLNTLFILTEDAYVALENENVVVLQEEKVLGRIPLLTLENILCFTYKGASPALMGACAQAKIGLCFFSPRGRFLARSCGEVRGNVLLRKEQYRRSEDDAESAKLAADFLFGKIFNTRTLVERMKRDHPLSLDLTALAQVSAELKSSLQSLHRVQSLDEMRGIEGNAAHLYFSLFNQFILQNKDAFSLEGRLKRPPLDRVNAMLSFLYTVLAHDCASALEGVGLDAYVGFLHRDRPGRESLALDLMEELRSLFVDRLVLTLINNRIIKPEHFEKKENGAVWLNDAGRKLVLKEWQDKKREQITHPFLKEKLPWGLVPHAQSLLLARYLRGDLEEYPAFLWK